In Temnothorax longispinosus isolate EJ_2023e chromosome 10, Tlon_JGU_v1, whole genome shotgun sequence, a single window of DNA contains:
- the LOC139820418 gene encoding uncharacterized protein isoform X4: MTQEIDRLRLIVKKFENTEDDKIYVSASDNNDPEVVMCEETKETLSTSSKVNSAAPITEENKKVSKTSSTGTISKPLTMTSSDKESKRPNKLKSGQSVKHMKQELNRLRLMTKNLENSGGEEKCVNESEKENISNTFKKLNDSEVITYKNSHFSSQMEVDTPCTKTKDEELLELGSDTEFAPDANESLDKNTDENNSPSMLDSRPYLRKRPRLAFYPVKNNANATKNSATTLVNNTSESSEDVIYPSPTQSPTLASKVKQYLKLKRKIPVKRIDFGLCPSPKHTSMQMENNKLRIEIKWMISIWMTPKTSHLRKRDCQKERTFQSSLTCDVKLTEQR; the protein is encoded by the exons ATGACGCAGGAAATTGACCGACTACGACTGATAGTCAAAAAATTCGAGAATACCGAAgacgataaaatatatgttagtGCGTCAGATAATAATGATCCAGAAGTCGTCATGTGTGAAGAAAC gAAAGAAACATTGTCTACCTCTTCGAAAGTTAACAGTGCTGCCCCGATTActgaagaaaataagaaagtttCGAAAACTTCGAGCACTGGTACAATATCAAAACCTCTAACAATGACATCTTCGGACAAAGAGTCTAAACGTCCAAATAAATTGAAGAGTGGCCAATCTGTGAAACACATGAAGCAGGAATTGAACCGACTGCGACTAATGACAAAAAATTTGGAGAATTCCGGGGGCGAAGAAAAATGTGTCAATGAATCggagaaagagaatatttcaaatacatttaaaaaattgaatgattCAGAAGTTATCACGTATAAAAATTC CCATTTTTCATCCCAAATGGAAGTTGATACACCTTGTACGAAAACAAAGGATGAAGAATTATTGGAATTAGGTTCCGATACGGAATTTGCACCAGATGCTAATGAATCTTTGGACAAAAATACCGACGAAAATAATAGTCCATCAATGCTCGACTCTAGACCATATCTAAGGAAGAGACCTCGACTTGCATTTTATCCAGTCAAGAATAATGCAAATGCAACTAAAAATAGTGCTACAACACTAGTGAACAACACTAGTGAAAGTTCCGAAGATGTGATCTATCCTAGTCCTACGCAAAGTCCTACCCTTGCGTCTAAAGTCAAACAGTATTTAAAACTCAAGAGGAAAATTCCTGTAAAACGTATAGATTTTGGATTATGTCCTTCGCCTAAACATACTTCTATGCAAATGGAAAAT AACAAACTgcgaatagaaataaaatggaTGATTTCAATTTGGATGACACCGAAAACAAGCCACCTAAGAAAAAGAG attGTCAAAAAGAAAGGACATTTCAGAGCAGCTTAACATGCGATGTAAAGCTGACAGAGCAAAGGTAA
- the LOC139820417 gene encoding uncharacterized protein produces MSMKFKRFVNLSERHKRRRLSVISGHRRGFVSIAQDFDGSNPTSEDVSENEPGTTRNNQEQSTDGDDEQTSDRGEEVEDSEEEAADGKSTEEEEEEEDHDENNGEEVGYDNIEEHNNTSSSSEDENDNVLENLADMKKRILKNTFLATNLKHKQGNVLLKTLREFPFNLLCLPKDTRTLLKTPTTVATTQVQQIPGGEYLHMGLKCTLKKKLQNLPEDMLPETIEIDFSTDGAEMHRSGTDQFWLIQYRIWNLIDKKPVIAGMFKGKQKPSNAFDFFAQFVQEIVDIREEGGIFIRNRQLPLNVRCFIADAPARAFALNHYGHTSSNACSKCKVQGHRCEEPGFRGAMIFPGIRHPPRTDEEYRDMIDEDHHKGRSPLSPVLGLVKQVPFESLHLVYVGNVKKVFSAHIHGKYGPQKLNV; encoded by the coding sequence ATGTCTATGAAATTCAAGAGATTCGTTAACCTCAGTGAGAGACACAAGAGAAGGCGGTTGTCTGTAATCTCAGGCCACCGAAGAGGCTTTGTATCAATAGCTCAGGATTTTGATGGTTCTAATCCCACATCAGAAGATGTGTCAGAGAATGAACCAGGAACAACCAGGAACAATCAGGAACAATCTACTGATGGTGACGATGAACAAACTTCTGACAGAGGTGAAGAAGTAGAGGATAGTGAGGAAGAAGCAGCAGACGGTAAAAGTactgaagaagaagaagaagaagaggaccACGATGAAAACAATGGAGAAGAAGTGGGATACGATAATATAGAAGAACACAATAATACATCGAGCTCTTCAGAAGATGAGAACGACAATGTACTAGAAAACCTTGCAGATATGAAGAAgaggatattaaaaaatacatttttagcaacaaatttaaaacataaacaGGGAAATGTACTGCTTAAAACATTACGTGAGTTTCCTTTCAACCTGCTTTGTCTACCCAAGGATACGAGAACGTTATTAAAAACTCCAACTACTGTCGCTACTACACAAGTTCAACAAATACCTGGGGGAGAGTACCTACATATGGGATTAAAATGCACACTTAAAAAGAAACTGCAAAATCTTCCTGAAGATATGTTGCCTGAAACTATCGAAATAGATTTTAGTACCGACGGTGCTGAAATGCACAGAAGTGGCACAGATCAATTTTGGCTTATTCAATATCGGATTTggaatttaattgataaaaagcCTGTAATAGCGGGTATGTTCAAAGGAAAACAAAAACCATCAAATGCATTTGATTTTTTCGCTCAATTTGTTCAAGAAATTGTGGATATACGTGAAGAAGGTGGAATTTTTATACGCAATCGACAGCTTCCGTTAAATGTCCGATGTTTTATTGCCGATGCACCTGCAAGGGCATTTGCTTTAAATCATTATGGGCATACGTCATCAAACGCCTGTTCAAAATGCAAAGTTCAAGGTCATCGTTGCGAAGAACCTGGTTTTCGGGGAGCGATGATTTTTCCAGGGATTCGACATCCACCAAGAACGGATGAAGAGTACCGTGATATGATAGACGAAGATCACCACAAAGGCCGAAGTCCATTATCTCCGGTGTTGGGATTAGTGAAGCAAGTACCTTTCGAAAGCTTACACCTTGTGTATGTAGGAAATGTTAAGAAAGTTTTTTCTGCTCATATTCACGGGAAGTATGGACCTCAAAAATTGAACGTATGA